A genomic region of Metopolophium dirhodum isolate CAU chromosome 1, ASM1992520v1, whole genome shotgun sequence contains the following coding sequences:
- the LOC132935699 gene encoding uncharacterized protein LOC132935699, giving the protein MERESDNTISPGKPNPCGKFVSSSQKLMIINAYKAKKIQNPDLKMVHMKKLLSLELGIGQSTIYNTVLEYQRDKTVSSPNKRKNRRKIAEKIDEFDKYGIRRKVHQFWHNRDLPTLDKVLVAINEEEGLPNFSRTSLFRLMKSMDFVYVQRGRQSALIEKMEIIVWRRNYLRQIKQYRGEGRPIYYLDETWVNAGDVNSKVWSDKTVVSARMASSEGLSTGAVNPTGKGKRLIVSHIGSEDGFVPGGLLCFESKKNTQDYHDEMNGKSFRDWLEGVLPRLKENAVIVMDNAPYHSVKLEKCPTTNWKKSDIIEWLRSKGEVIDSTMVIAELLEQVQKIKPMYNKYEIDEMVKANNKTVLRLPPYHCELNPIELAWAAVKKYVRSNNKTFKLQDVKNLMVEAVDRVGPEMWKNFISHVVKEEEKAWRLDAMVDDSMTAENQPCVMTIGNDSDDSDGDFRYLSDTD; this is encoded by the coding sequence tttgttTCTTCAAGTCAAAAGCTGATGATTATTAATGCTTATAAAGCAAAAAAGATCCAAAATCCAGATTTAAAAATGGTTCATATGAAAAAATTACTTTCACTGGAGCTTGGAATCGGCCAATCAACAATCTATAATACTGTTTTGGAGTATCAACGCGATAAAACCGTTTCTTCAccgaacaaaagaaaaaataggcGAAAAATTGCAGAAAAAATTGACGAGTTTGACAAATATGGCATTAGAAGGAAGGTTCATCAATTTTGGCACAACCGTGATCTTCCTACACTGGACAAGGTTTTAGTTGCCATAAACGAAGAAGAGGGTCTACCAAATTTTTCTCGTACATCGCTCTTTAGGTTGATGAAATCTATGGATTTCGTTTACGTCCAGCGAGGACGTCAAAGTGCGCTAATTGAAAAAATGGAGATTATTGTTTGGAGGAGAAACTACCTGAGACAGATTAAACAATATCGGGGAGAAGGTCGGCCCATTTACTATTTAGATGAGACTTGGGTGAACGCCGGAGATGTAAATAGTAAAGTGTGGTCCGACAAGACTGTGGTATCAGCTCGAATGGCATCTTCAGAGGGACTATCAACCGGAGCAGTAAATCCTACTGGCAAGGGTAAACGATTGATTGTCAGCCATATTGGTTCAGAAGATGGATTTGTTCCCGGAGGTCTTCTATGCTTTGagtcaaaaaaaaatacccaaGACTATCACGATGAGATGAACGGGAAATCTTTTCGTGATTGGTTGGAAGGTGTTTTGCCCAGACTCAAAGAGAACGCAGTCATCGTCATGGACAACGCTCCTTACCACTCGGTAAAATTGGAGAAATGCCCAACTACAAATTGGAAAAAATCTGATATTATCGAGTGGCTTCGAAGTAAAGGGGAGGTAATCGATAGCACAATGGTTATCGCAGAGTTGTTAGAGCAAgtacaaaaaattaaaccaaTGTACAACAAGTATGAGATTGATGAAATGGTCAAGGCTAACAACAAAACTGTGCTTAGATTACCTCCTTACCATTGCGAGCTTAACCCCATTGAACTTGCATGGGCtgcagtaaaaaaatatgtcagatccaacaataaaacatttaaactacAGGACGTCAAAAATTTAATGGTGGAAGCAGTGGACAGAGTTGGTCCTGAAATGTGGAAAAATTTTATCAGCCATGTCGtcaaagaagaagaaaaagccTGGAGGTTGGATGCCATGGTCGATGATTCCATGACTGCAGAAAACCAACCGTGCGTTATGACCATAGGCAACGACTCGGACGACTCGGACGGTGACTTCAGATACTTGTCAGATACtgattaa